CTACGACGCGACCCTGGGCGCCTCCGGCTCCCCGGCGCCCGACGTCCCGGCCCTCGACCGCTACTGATCCACCCGGTCACCGATCCACCCGGTCACCGATCCACCCGGGCACCGATCCGCCCACCGCACGACATTCCCGACCCTGATTGAGAGGAGGGCCGCCGGATGGGGTTCCTGTTCGAGGACGACAACTTCGCGTTGTTCCGCGACGGCTTCCTGCAGACGATCGAGGTGAGCGCGCTCAGCGCGCTGCTCGCCCTGCTGCTGGGCACCCTGCTGGCGGCCTTCCGGGTCTCCCCGGTGCCGGTCCTGCGCGCCTTCGGCACCGGCTGGGTGACGCTCTTCCGCAACACCCCGCTGACTCTGCTGTTCTTCGCCGTCACCTTCGGCCTGCCGCCGCTCGGCGTGCACTTCAGCCACCTGGCCTTCGCCGTGCTGGCGCTCGGCGGCTACACCGCCTCGTTCGTCTGCGAGGTGATCCGCTCCGGCATCAACACCGTGCCGCTCGGCCAGGCGGAGGCCGCCCGCAGCCTCGGCATGACCTTCGGCCAGACCCTCACCCTGGTCGTCCTGCCGCAGGCCGCCCGCACCGTGCTGGCCCCGATGAGCAGCGTGTTCATCGCCCTGCCGAGGAACTCGGCGATCGCCGGCGCGTTCAGCGTCCCCGAGCTGTACAGCGCCCAGCAGACCTTCTCCGAGCGCGGCTACTCGATCTTCGCGATCTTCTTCTGGGTGGCCTGCGCCTACCTGCTGATCAGCGCGGTGGTCGCCACGTTCTTCCGCTTCCTGGAATCCCGACTGGCGGTGGCCCGATGAGCGAGCGTAGCGAGCGAACAATCAAGAGGCGCGTGTGGGCGAATGCCCCTGCCGAGCGCAGCGAGGTGGGCGCATGAGCATTTTCAACCGCCCTGCGACGGCCAGTGTCCTCTACGACACCCCCGGCCCCAAGGCCCGCACCCGGTACCGCCTGTTCGGCGTCCTCTCCCTGATCGGCGTCGCCGGACTCCTCTGGTACGCCGTCACCGCGCTCGCCGACAACGGCCAGTTCGACGCCGACCTGTGGGACGCGTTCCAGTACACCTACGTCCAGCAGATGATCGTGGACGGCCTGCTCGCCACCCTGAAGGCCTTCGGCCTGGCAGCGGCGTTCTCGCTGACGCTGGGCGCCCTGCTGGCGGCCGGTCAGCTCTCCGACCACCGGCCGGTCCGCTGGGCCTGCACGGGCTTCACCCAGTTCTTCCGGGCGATGCCGCTGCTGATCCTGATCGTCGGGCTCTACTACGCGTTCTTCGCCAAGGAGCCGATGTGGGCGCTGGTGCTCGGCCTCACCCTCTACAACGGGGCGGTCCAGGCCGAGATCATCCGCAGCGGCGTCAACGCCGTGCCCCGCGGCCAGGGCGAGGCGGCGTACGCCCTCGGCATGCGCAAGACCCAGGTGATGGCCGGCATCCTGGTGCCGCAGGCCGTCCGCTCGATGCTGCCCACGATGATCGGCCAGCTCGTCGTCACCCTCAAGGACACCTCGCTCGGCTACATCATCACCTACAACGAGCTGCTGTTCATGGGCAAGAAGATCGCCAGCCAGCCGTTGAACGCCGCGGGCTTCCCCTACATCCCCGTGGTGCTCGTGATCGGCCCGCTCTACATCGCCATGTGTCTGCTGCTGACCGCGCTCGCGCGCTGGATCGAAGCACGCGGCCGTCGCGGCGCGAACCGGCGCACTTCAGCTGCTGCTTGACGGACACGCAGGTGAACTGTTGCATTGCTCTTCGTGACACCTCCCGGGAGCATCCACGCGGCATATGCGGCAGCGGTAACTGACGCCGGCCGATCGGCCGGTTCGTGCCCGGAGGTCCCCTCATGGACCCGGTGATCGTGGTCGGGGCCGGACCGGTCGGTCTGGCCCTGGCCCTCGCCCTGGCCCGGCACGAGGTGCCGACCGTCGTCCTGGACGAGGGCTCCGGGCTCTGCCCCGAGGGCCCGCGCAGCCTCGTCCTCGGCGCCGACGCCACCGCCTTCCTGACCCGGATCGGCTACCCGCGGGCCGTTTCGGACTCCGCCCTGTGGGACTCCTTCGCCATCTGGCGGCGCCGCCAGGAGGTGCTGCGGATCGACCTCACCGAGTCGCCCACCTTCCACCTCCCCCAGCACCGCCTCCAGCGCGGCCTGCGCGACGCCCTGACCGGCACCCCGCTGATCAAGCTGGTCCCGCTCCACCGGGTCGTCGAACTCGAACAGGACCGCGACGGCGTCAGCGTCCGCACCGCGGGCACCCGGGACGGCTCCACCACCTGGTGGCGCGGCAGCCACCTGGTCGGCTGCGACGGCGCGAGATCCACCGTCCGCAAGCTCCTGAAGATCCGCTTCCCCGGCCGCCCGGCGGTCGACCGAAACGCCATCGCCACCGTCCGGGTCGACCTGCCCTTCGACGGCGCCCGGCTGCACCGCGAACCCCCGTGGCGCGGCGACCGCGAAGCCTCCGCCCGTCCACTGCCGGACGGCGTCTGGCGGCTCGACTGGCGGCTGCCCCCCGGCCGGCCCGCCCCCACCGAGACGGTCGACCCGCACGCCACCTGGCCCGGCATCGTCACCGGCGACACCCTGCTCACCCGGGTCACCGCCACCCTCACCGGGTGGTGCGGCGAACTTCCCCGCTTCGACCTGCTCGCCGCCGCCGACCACACCGCCCAGCAGCGCCTGGCCGCCCGGTTCCGGGTCGGCCGCTGCTTCCTGGCCGGCGACGCGGCTCACCTGCACGGCGCGCTCGGCATGCAGAACCTCGCCGACGGGCTGCGCGACGCCGACAACCTCGCCTGGCGGCTCGCCCTCGCCTGGCACCTCCACTCCGGCGGTCCGCAGCCCGGCGGCTCGCTGCTGGACGGCTACGAGGCCGAGCGACGCGGCGCGGTCGGCGCCCGGCTGCGCGCCGTCGACCAGGCCATGCCACTGCTGCGCCCGCTGCGCGGCTGGCAGCAGACCCGGCGCTCGCTGCTGGTCGGCGGCTTCCGCAAGCACGCCCCGATGCTCGCCGACGGCCAGCTCGGCACCGGCCGCTTCGGCGGCGCGCCCGCCTACCCGGCGGCGCCCTCCGGAGTCCCCGGCCGCGTCCCGGTGCAGCGCGGCTCGCGCGGCACCACCTCGCTCAGCGAACTGCTGCCCGCCACCGCCCCCGGCGTGCTCGTCCCGGACCTGCCGGTGCTCGCCACCGACGGCTCCCCCGACCACCTGCACGCCCGTCTCGGCGCCACCTTCCTGCTGCTGCTGGTCGCGCCCGGCACCGCCGTCTGGTCGTCCGAGCACTGGCTCGGCGCCGGCCTGATGCCACGGCTCGCCGAGGTCGCCGCCGCCCTGCCGGTACCCGCCGAGGTGCTGGTCACCGAGGAGTACCCGGGCGCCGGGCCGCACACCGTGCTGCTGATCCGCCCCGACGGCCACCTGGTCGGGGCCACCCAGGGCGCCGTCGCCGAGGACCTGCACGCCCTGGCCGACCGCGCCCGCGGCGGCCCCGCCCCGCTCGCCCCGGCCCCCGAGCACGAATCCGAGCCCGAGCCCGACCCCGCACCCGAGCCGGCGCCCACCCCCGAGCACGCCGACCGCCACGCACCACAACAGGTGGACTCCCCGAGCTAGGGCCTGGGCTTACCGCGGCTGCCTAGCGCCCGCTCTCCTCTTCCTCCAACGCACCGCGCACCACCCGGAACGCCAGCCCCTCGGAGTAGCCGCGCCGGGCCAGCATCCCCACCAGCCGCCGGGTGCGGACCTGCGGATCCAGGCCCCGGGTGGAGCGCAGCTTGCGCTCCACCAGCGCCCGGGCCGCGTCCGCCTCGTCGTCGTGGTCCACCTGGGAGACGGCCTGCTCGACCAGCTCGGCGGCCACGCCCTTGGTGCGCAGCTCCTGCGCCAGGGCCCGCCGGGACAGGCCCCGGACGGCGTGCCGGGATTCCACCCAGGCCGCGGCGAAGGCCGCGTCGTCGATCAGCCCGACCTCTTCGAGCCGGGTCAGCACCTCGTCGGCGACCTCGTCCGGGATCTCCCGCTTGCGCAGGGCGTCGGCGAGCTGCTTGCGGGTCTTGGCCGCGCCGGTCAGCAGCCGCAGGCAGACGTCCCGGGCGCGGGTCTCCGGATCGACCGACTCCTCGGCCTGCTTCCGGGCTCCGCGGCCGCCTTTCTCCCGCGCGCCGGAGGGCCCCCCGCCGGGCTGCTCCTCGTCGAACAGCCCGCCGCCGGGTCCGTCGGACTCGCCGGACGGCCCGTCGGCGGTGCGCCCGCGCCGGGTGCGGCCCCGGCGCGCGCCGGAGCGCAGGGTGGAGGCGGCCACACCCCCGTGACCAGCCGCCTCGTCCTCACTCCGGCGGCGCGGCGCGAACGCCGGTGCGGAGGCGGATGCGCCCGCTTCGAATTCCTCGGCCGTCACGGCCGAGCGCCGCCGACGGCGGCCGGTGGGCAGCTCGGAGGCGGAGACCAGCCCCAGCGCCTCGACCGAGGCCTCCGCCGGCCGTTCCCCCGCCGAAGCCGGCCCGGGCGCCGCGCCGCGCACCGCCTGGGCCGGAGGCCGGTCGGGCTGCGGATCCGACTCGGGCTCCTCCGCGACGGCGGCGAACCAGTCCGGCGGCCCGTAGTCCTCGTCCTCCGGGCCCGCCGGGCCGCCACCCACCGTGTCGTACTGCGTCAACGGCTCAGGCCTTGGCAGCAGCCGTCTTCTTCGCCGCGGCCGTCTTGGCGACGGTCGCGGTGATCGGCTTCGCCGCACCGTCGGCGGCCGCGGCGGCCGGCTCGCCCTCGGCCGGCTCCTCGGTCTTCGGGCCGATGCCGAGCTTGCCCTTGATCTTCCGCTCAATCTCGTCGGCGAGCTGCGGGTTGTCCCGCAGGAAGTTGCGGGCGTTCTCCTTGCCCTGGCCGAGCTGGTCGCCCTCGTAGGTGTACCAGGCGCCCGACTTGCGGATGAAGCCGTGCTCGACGCCCATGTCGATCAGGCCGCCCTCGCGGCTGATGCCCACGCCGTAGAGGATGTCGAACTCGGCCTGCTTGAACGGCGCGGCGACCTTGTTCTTGACCACCTTGACGCGGGTGCGGTTGCCGACCGCCTCGGTGCCGTCCTTCAGGGTCTCGATCCGGCGGATGTCCAGCCGGACCGAGGCGTAGAACTTCAGCGCCCGGCCACCGGTCGTGGTCTCCGGCGAGCCGAACATCACACCGATCTTCTCGCGCAGCTGGTTGATGAAGATCGCGGTGGTGTTCGACTGGTTCAGCGCACCGGCGATCTTGCGCAGCGCCTGGCTCATCAGTCGCGCCTGCAGACCGACGTGCGAGTCGCCCATCTCGCCCTCGATCTCGGCGCGCGGGACGAGCGCCGCGACCGAGTCGATGATCACCAGGTCGATCGCGCCGGAGCGGATCAGCATGTCGGTGATCTCCAGGGCCTGCTCACCGGTGTCCGGCTGGCTGACCAGCAGGGCGTCGGTGTCCACGCCGAGCTTCTTGGCGTACTCCGGGTCGAGCGCGTGCTCCGCGTCGACGAAGGCGACCGTGCCGCCGGCCTTCTGGGCGTTGGCCGCCAGGTGCAGGGTCAGGGTCGTCTTGCCGGAGGACTCGGGGCCGTAGATCTCGATCACTCGGCCCCGCGGGATGCCGCCGACCCCGAGGGCGACGTCCAGAGCGGTGGAGCCGGTGGAGATCACCTCGATGGGCTCGTTGGCCTTCTCGCCGAGGCGCATCACCGAGCCCTTGCCGAACTGCCGCTCGATCTGGGCGAGCGCGGTTTCCAGGGCCTTCTCGCGGTCCGTACCTGCCATGGCTTTTTCCCTCGGGTTCTGTGCTGTGCGCTTCATCGTCCTCGACGCTAGCGCGTCCCACTGACAAACGAGCCCGATCGGGCTCGGCCTGTGGAAAACTCGTCGCCGGAGAGTACAAAGAACATCTGTTCGATTCAAGCGTCGCACGTCCCCGCGCCGCGGCTCCCGGCGGAGGCCCCGTTCAGCGCAGCAGCGTCGAGACCCCCTGGGTGTCGCAGACCACGCGCCAGACGTCCTTGGCCTCCCAGCCCGCCTCCAGCGCCTGCCGCACCGTCCGCCCGCCCAGCTCCGTCAGCACGTGGTCGGTCGCGAACGACTCCGCGTACGCCTCTCCGAAGTGCGCGTACATCCGTCGCCAGAACTCCGTCAGCCTCATGGCTTAAGTATCCCGGACCCCACCGCCCGCGCCCGTCCCCGGAGTTCCGCCGCACAGGCCGGGGTCAACGCGGCAGCGCCAGCAGCCCCGCCCCGAAGTACTGCCGGTCCCCGCACGCGTACGGCCCCGGCGGGCAGCCGGCCGTCGCGGAGTCGGCGAGCAGCGCCGCCAGGCCGTCCGAGCCGAGGCCCGGGTGGAGCGCCGCCGCGATCGCGACCGCACCGGTCACGTGCGCGGCGGCCATCGAGGTGCCGGCCAGCGTCGCGTACTGCCCGCCGGGCCAGTCCGAGACGATCGCGTTCTGCGTCCCGCCGTCCGGGTCCCCGCCGGGGGCGGCCAGCGAGACCCGGCCGCGCCCGTAGTTGGTGTACGCGGACGGGTGGCCGTCCCGGTTGACGGCGGTGACGGTGACGACGCCGGGCAGCTCGCCGGGCAGCCGGACGCACTCGGTGCCCAGGTAGCGGGTGCGTGGCGGCCCGGAGGCCCGGTCGTTGGGGCTGCGCTCGTCGGTCCGGGCGGCGCTCAGGTCCTGCCCGTCGTTGCCCGCCGAGGCGACCACCACCGCGCCCTTGCCCCGGGCGTACCGGGCGGCCCGGTCGACGGCGGCGATCAGCGTGGCCTGGTCGCGGTCCCCGGGGCAGTTGTACTTCCACGGGTCGGCGAAGTAGCTGTTGTTGACCGCCTTGGCGCCGTGGTCGGCGGCCCAGAGCAGGCCGCAGACGATGTTCTCGGCGTAGTACTGCCCGAGCGGTCCGAGCAGCCGTACGGCGGCGATCCGCACGCCCGGCGCGACCCCGGTGACGCCGCGGCCGTCCCGGGCCGCGCCGACGATCCCGGCGACGTGGGTGCCGTGGCCGCTCTCGCCGACCCCGGGGTCGGGCCGCCAGGCGCCGGTGCGGGCGTCGGGCCGGCCGTCGGCGCAGGAGACGGAGGCCTTCGGGTCGACGGCCGCCCGCAGGTCGGGGTGGGTGTCGTCGACGCCGGAGTCCAGCACCGCGACCAGCACCCCGCGCAGGGTCTCCGGGCCGGGCACGCCGCCCGCAGGGGCGCCGTTCGGCGTCGGGGAGGCGTCGCCGGCCCGGGCCGCACCGGCCCCGAGCATGGCGAGGTTCCAGGCCCCGCCCTCGGCCGGATCGGGCACGGTGGCCGTCTCCCCGTCGGCCCGGTCCGCGCGGTCCGCCCCACCGACCCGGTCCGGCCGGTGGGCGACACCGAGCGCAGCCCCCACCGCGTCCGCCCCCCTCGTCCCGGTCACGCCCCGGGCCACGCCCGCCGTGAAGTCCCCGGCCCCGTCCACCGCGCGGGGCGGCGCCACCACCGGCGCGGTCCGGGTGGCGCCGACGGCGGCGATCCCGGGCCGGGCCCGCACCGCGTCCGCGAACCCGCCGGTCGCGTACGCCAGGACGGCTCCGATCTGCGGGTACGCCTGCACCACCTGCCCGCCGGCCGCCCGGCTCTCCGCCGCGGCCCGGTCGGCGCCGGACGCGTCCTCCCGCTCGGCCAGCACCAGGTAGCTGAGGTAGGCCCGACCGGGCCCGGACACGTACGGGACGGCCCCGCCCACCACGAGCGCCGTGAGCAGCATCGCGAGCAGCGCCCGGGCGGGCCCGCGGACCCGGCGGCGGGCGGCGCGGGCGGGCCGGCTCGACGGGTGCGCCTGCGCCATCGCACGGCCTCCGCTCGTCGGTCCGGTGATTTCACGGGTGGATCATGCTCCCGAATCATCACCATATGAGCGGATTGTCGTTTCTGCTCCCCGGCTTGCACCCCTCCCCCACGCCTCGGCCACCCGTTGTCGGTCCCACCCGGCACCATGGGGGCATGGCGCCCCAGCACCCGACCCCAGCCGCCGGCTCCCCCCGGCCCGACGACCCCCTGGCCGGCTTCGCCCCGGCCACCCGGGCCTGGTTCACCGGCGCCTTCTCCGCCCCCACCACCGCCCAGGCCGAGGCCTGGCGCGCCATCCAGCGGGACACGGACGTCCTGGTGGTCGCCCCCACCGGCTCCGGCAAGACGCTCGCCGCCTTCCTCTCCGCCCTCGACCGGCTCAGCAGCACCCCTCCCCCGGCCGATCCCAAGCACCGCTGCCGGGTCCTCTACGTCTCCCCGCTCAAGGCCCTCGCGGTGGACGTCGAACGGAACCTGCGCGCCCCGCTGACCGGCCTGCGCCAGGCCGCCGTCCGGCTCGGTCTGCCCGAGCCGGAGGTCCAGGTCGCCATCCGCTCCGGCGACACCCCGGCCGCCGACCGCCGCCGCTTCGCGACCCACCCGCCGGACATCCTGATCACCACCCCCGAATCGCTGTTCCTGCTGCTCACCTCCGCCGCCCGGGAGGCCCTGCGCGGCGTGGACACGGTGATCCTGGACGAGGTGCACGCGGTCGCCGGCACCAAGCGCGGCGCACACCTCGCGCTCACCCTGGAGCGGCTGGACGAGCTGCTGGACCGCCCGGCCCGCCGGATCGGCCTGTCCGCGACGGTGCGCCCGGTCGAGGAGGTGGCCCGCTTCCTCAGCCCGCAGCGCGGCGCCGTCGTCGTCCAGCCGCCCGCCGCCAAGGACTTCGACCTCTCGGTGGTCGTCCCCGTCCCCGACCTGGACGACCTGCCCGCCGCCCCGGCCACCGGCGGCGCCGCCGCCGGCGACCCACAGCGTCAAGCCTCGATCTGGCCGCACGTCGAGGAGCGGATCGTCGACCTGGTCGAGGCGCACCGCTCCACCATCGTCTTCGCCAACTCCCGCCGTCTGGCCGAGCGCCTGTGCAACCGGCTGAACGAGATCGCCCACGAGCGCGCCACCGGCACCGCCGCCCCCGAGGCGCACGCCCCGGCCCAGTTGATGGGCGGCTCGGGCGCAGCCAAGGGCGCGCCCGCGGTCATCGCCCGGGCCCACCACGGCTCCGTCTCCAAGGAGCAGCGCTCCCTGGTCGAGGAGGAGTTGAAGGCCGG
The genomic region above belongs to Streptomyces sp. 1331.2 and contains:
- a CDS encoding amino acid ABC transporter permease, with amino-acid sequence MGFLFEDDNFALFRDGFLQTIEVSALSALLALLLGTLLAAFRVSPVPVLRAFGTGWVTLFRNTPLTLLFFAVTFGLPPLGVHFSHLAFAVLALGGYTASFVCEVIRSGINTVPLGQAEAARSLGMTFGQTLTLVVLPQAARTVLAPMSSVFIALPRNSAIAGAFSVPELYSAQQTFSERGYSIFAIFFWVACAYLLISAVVATFFRFLESRLAVAR
- the recA gene encoding recombinase RecA; this encodes MAGTDREKALETALAQIERQFGKGSVMRLGEKANEPIEVISTGSTALDVALGVGGIPRGRVIEIYGPESSGKTTLTLHLAANAQKAGGTVAFVDAEHALDPEYAKKLGVDTDALLVSQPDTGEQALEITDMLIRSGAIDLVIIDSVAALVPRAEIEGEMGDSHVGLQARLMSQALRKIAGALNQSNTTAIFINQLREKIGVMFGSPETTTGGRALKFYASVRLDIRRIETLKDGTEAVGNRTRVKVVKNKVAAPFKQAEFDILYGVGISREGGLIDMGVEHGFIRKSGAWYTYEGDQLGQGKENARNFLRDNPQLADEIERKIKGKLGIGPKTEEPAEGEPAAAAADGAAKPITATVAKTAAAKKTAAAKA
- a CDS encoding FAD-dependent monooxygenase — its product is MDPVIVVGAGPVGLALALALARHEVPTVVLDEGSGLCPEGPRSLVLGADATAFLTRIGYPRAVSDSALWDSFAIWRRRQEVLRIDLTESPTFHLPQHRLQRGLRDALTGTPLIKLVPLHRVVELEQDRDGVSVRTAGTRDGSTTWWRGSHLVGCDGARSTVRKLLKIRFPGRPAVDRNAIATVRVDLPFDGARLHREPPWRGDREASARPLPDGVWRLDWRLPPGRPAPTETVDPHATWPGIVTGDTLLTRVTATLTGWCGELPRFDLLAAADHTAQQRLAARFRVGRCFLAGDAAHLHGALGMQNLADGLRDADNLAWRLALAWHLHSGGPQPGGSLLDGYEAERRGAVGARLRAVDQAMPLLRPLRGWQQTRRSLLVGGFRKHAPMLADGQLGTGRFGGAPAYPAAPSGVPGRVPVQRGSRGTTSLSELLPATAPGVLVPDLPVLATDGSPDHLHARLGATFLLLLVAPGTAVWSSEHWLGAGLMPRLAEVAAALPVPAEVLVTEEYPGAGPHTVLLIRPDGHLVGATQGAVAEDLHALADRARGGPAPLAPAPEHESEPEPDPAPEPAPTPEHADRHAPQQVDSPS
- a CDS encoding S8 family serine peptidase, producing MAQAHPSSRPARAARRRVRGPARALLAMLLTALVVGGAVPYVSGPGRAYLSYLVLAEREDASGADRAAAESRAAGGQVVQAYPQIGAVLAYATGGFADAVRARPGIAAVGATRTAPVVAPPRAVDGAGDFTAGVARGVTGTRGADAVGAALGVAHRPDRVGGADRADRADGETATVPDPAEGGAWNLAMLGAGAARAGDASPTPNGAPAGGVPGPETLRGVLVAVLDSGVDDTHPDLRAAVDPKASVSCADGRPDARTGAWRPDPGVGESGHGTHVAGIVGAARDGRGVTGVAPGVRIAAVRLLGPLGQYYAENIVCGLLWAADHGAKAVNNSYFADPWKYNCPGDRDQATLIAAVDRAARYARGKGAVVVASAGNDGQDLSAARTDERSPNDRASGPPRTRYLGTECVRLPGELPGVVTVTAVNRDGHPSAYTNYGRGRVSLAAPGGDPDGGTQNAIVSDWPGGQYATLAGTSMAAAHVTGAVAIAAALHPGLGSDGLAALLADSATAGCPPGPYACGDRQYFGAGLLALPR
- a CDS encoding amino acid ABC transporter permease, with product MSIFNRPATASVLYDTPGPKARTRYRLFGVLSLIGVAGLLWYAVTALADNGQFDADLWDAFQYTYVQQMIVDGLLATLKAFGLAAAFSLTLGALLAAGQLSDHRPVRWACTGFTQFFRAMPLLILIVGLYYAFFAKEPMWALVLGLTLYNGAVQAEIIRSGVNAVPRGQGEAAYALGMRKTQVMAGILVPQAVRSMLPTMIGQLVVTLKDTSLGYIITYNELLFMGKKIASQPLNAAGFPYIPVVLVIGPLYIAMCLLLTALARWIEARGRRGANRRTSAAA
- the recX gene encoding recombination regulator RecX, translated to MRSGARRGRTRRGRTADGPSGESDGPGGGLFDEEQPGGGPSGAREKGGRGARKQAEESVDPETRARDVCLRLLTGAAKTRKQLADALRKREIPDEVADEVLTRLEEVGLIDDAAFAAAWVESRHAVRGLSRRALAQELRTKGVAAELVEQAVSQVDHDDEADAARALVERKLRSTRGLDPQVRTRRLVGMLARRGYSEGLAFRVVRGALEEEESGR
- a CDS encoding DUF3046 domain-containing protein; translated protein: MRLTEFWRRMYAHFGEAYAESFATDHVLTELGGRTVRQALEAGWEAKDVWRVVCDTQGVSTLLR